The following coding sequences lie in one Veillonellales bacterium genomic window:
- a CDS encoding spore germination protein codes for MKQHKCLHINKLSAIIAEASHASVKKKLYALRQLISESNKVADKISQIITKLKPPSVFTTVAGNKFFLENAFKKSSDVMFFEFAAFSGVKILVVYIDGLVSKEILGRDIINSFIINSKELQASTLLNPTILKNLIAAANVTETKTMSGVIDYLLNGNTVMFADGVDTALLIDSKGWEKRAVAEPDTESVIRGPREGFIENIRTNTSLLRRKIKNPNLVFENINLGKQTKTDVAIAYIDGIVNQAVLGEVRRRLNKIDTDSVLETGYIEQFIEDSPFSPLATVANTQKPDILAAKILEGRVGIFCDGTPHALTVPHLFIEVLQTSEDYYNRPFVAFFWRILRVSALLISILVPGLYVALQTFHQEMIPTILLLRMAGSSSDIPFPAGAEIFIMTVFYELLRESGIRLPRAVGSAISIVGALIVGESAVNAGLVSAPVVIVIAIAGVTGFIVPALSEAIMIYRFFFLFAGAVMGLYGIVCGLFVVVMHAVSLRSFGVPYMSPLAPSDQGALHDFILRFPLWAMKKRPAAIAKDNQQRQGEHEWRY; via the coding sequence ATGAAACAGCATAAATGTCTACATATAAATAAGTTATCGGCTATTATCGCGGAAGCCTCGCATGCCTCGGTCAAAAAAAAGCTATATGCCCTTAGACAACTAATTAGCGAAAGTAACAAGGTCGCAGATAAAATATCGCAGATTATAACAAAACTCAAACCGCCTTCCGTCTTTACAACTGTAGCAGGCAACAAATTCTTTTTGGAGAATGCCTTTAAAAAAAGCAGCGACGTCATGTTTTTTGAATTTGCTGCCTTTTCCGGCGTAAAAATCTTGGTGGTATATATTGACGGGTTAGTAAGCAAAGAAATCTTAGGCCGCGACATTATAAATTCCTTTATTATAAATTCAAAAGAACTGCAAGCAAGTACGCTGCTTAATCCAACCATTTTAAAAAACTTAATTGCGGCAGCAAACGTGACGGAAACCAAAACCATGTCCGGGGTTATTGATTATCTATTAAACGGCAATACGGTTATGTTTGCCGACGGAGTAGATACGGCCCTGCTCATCGATTCCAAAGGCTGGGAAAAAAGAGCGGTCGCCGAACCTGATACCGAGTCAGTTATTCGCGGCCCTCGCGAAGGTTTTATTGAAAATATCCGCACAAATACCAGTTTATTGCGGCGGAAAATAAAAAACCCCAACTTGGTATTTGAAAACATCAACCTTGGCAAGCAGACAAAAACCGATGTTGCCATCGCCTATATTGATGGCATTGTAAATCAGGCGGTACTGGGTGAAGTAAGAAGACGGTTAAATAAGATTGATACAGATTCCGTCCTGGAAACAGGTTACATTGAGCAGTTTATCGAAGACAGCCCGTTTTCGCCGCTGGCGACTGTCGCCAATACCCAAAAGCCCGATATTCTTGCAGCCAAAATTCTCGAAGGCCGAGTAGGCATATTTTGTGATGGAACTCCCCATGCACTTACTGTCCCCCACTTGTTTATTGAGGTGCTGCAAACAAGTGAGGATTACTATAATCGGCCGTTCGTCGCATTTTTTTGGAGAATACTGCGAGTTTCTGCGCTCCTCATTAGTATTTTAGTACCCGGTTTATATGTCGCCCTGCAGACTTTTCATCAGGAAATGATTCCGACAATCCTTCTACTACGTATGGCCGGATCCAGCTCGGATATACCTTTTCCGGCCGGTGCGGAAATATTTATAATGACAGTCTTTTATGAGCTGCTCCGCGAATCGGGTATCCGTCTCCCCAGGGCAGTCGGCTCGGCAATCAGCATCGTCGGCGCGCTGATAGTTGGCGAAAGTGCGGTAAATGCCGGTCTTGTAAGCGCTCCCGTGGTTATCGTGATCGCCATCGCAGGAGTCACCGGTTTTATTGTCCCGGCTTTATCGGAAGCGATCATGATATATCGGTTCTTTTTCTTATTTGCAGGTGCCGTGATGGGTCTATACGGCATCGTTTGCGGCTTGTTCGTCGTTGTGATGCACGCAGTTTCTCTTCGTTCCTTTGGCGTACCCTACATGTCTCCCCTGGCACCTTCCGATCAAGGTGCCCTCCATGATTTCATTCTTCGTTTTCCCCTATGGGCAATGAAAAAAAGGCCGGCCGCTATTGCAAAAGACAACCAGCAAAGGCAGGGAGAACACGAATGGCGATATTGA
- a CDS encoding efflux RND transporter permease subunit produces MSHFNLTAWSLKHKQFIYFFVALFFVAGLFSYKNVGRMEDPDFAIKQMIVSVSWSGATASQMEEQVTDKIEKKLQDLPGLDYLKSYSTPGHTVIYVNLKDQVPAKELRPRWVEARNMVNDIKGTFPEGVSEPTFNDRFDEVYGVIYTLTGDGFTYEEMREKAEKIRRILLSVPSVSKVQLLGVQTEKIYIEIENSKLARLGLDPSVITAALKEQNAMAAAGMLETASDNAYLRITGMFENMEDIRATPIQAGSRTFRLGDIARVTRAYAEPSDPKMFYNGQPAIGISLAMEPGGNILTLGKNLDSTLSQIKQELPAGLEINQTVNQPKVVESSIGEFVESLVEAIVIVLIVSFASLGMRSGVVVALTIPLVIAITFTLMYLTGIALQSISLGALIIALGLLVDDAIIATEMMSVKLEQGWSRFDAACFSYTSTAYPRLTGALITCAGFIPIGFSKGLAAEFCVDLFWVIFFALIASWLIAGAVTPLLGYQFIKIKPAQQTADESNAHHDLYDTPFYRRFKRLLLWCMRHRKTVLTATAAVFIGSIFLLGLVKQEFFPASSRPELVIQLKLQEGASQTSTEEVARQFAKELDGDPNISYYTYHVGEGAPRFVLSFEPTFNKSNFAEFIVVAKNVQARNALAQKAEQLLNTEFTNVRGHIKLLFTGTGPDYPVMLRVKGPDHEKVREIAEQVRAVMAAHPATQNVNLNWNEKSKVMHLEIDQAKAKALGLSSHELAASLQTQLSGAPITEFREHDKTVSMVLRFAEADRTNPERIKDLNIHIGNGRYVPLDQIATIRYDAEEGLIYRRDLLPMIMVQAELNPTSKLTGSDVTKQVYGSLQEFRSSLPAGYFIEFDGATERSIKSSKFLAEPIPAMMLIIMILLMTQLQSIPKMLLTLLTAPLGIIGVSISLLLTGSPMGFVVQLGILALFGIIMRNTVILMDQIEQHLVAGDSLWDAIVAATISRFRPIMLTAVAAILGMIPLVPSTLWGSMAIAIAGGLLGATILTLLVLPVMYAAWYKAQPADGTKNNA; encoded by the coding sequence GTGAGCCATTTTAACCTTACCGCCTGGTCATTAAAGCACAAGCAATTCATTTATTTCTTTGTCGCCCTCTTCTTTGTGGCCGGTCTTTTCTCTTACAAGAACGTGGGACGCATGGAAGACCCGGATTTTGCCATTAAGCAAATGATTGTCAGCGTTTCCTGGTCAGGAGCCACCGCCAGCCAGATGGAAGAGCAGGTTACGGATAAAATTGAAAAGAAACTGCAGGACCTGCCTGGACTTGACTATTTAAAAAGTTACTCTACACCGGGACATACGGTGATTTACGTCAATCTCAAAGATCAGGTACCCGCCAAGGAGCTTCGGCCCAGATGGGTGGAAGCCCGCAATATGGTGAATGATATCAAAGGAACCTTCCCGGAAGGCGTTTCGGAACCTACCTTCAATGACCGGTTCGATGAAGTATACGGCGTAATCTATACGCTGACCGGTGATGGGTTTACCTACGAGGAAATGCGGGAAAAAGCCGAAAAAATCCGCCGCATTCTCTTAAGCGTTCCCAGCGTGAGCAAAGTCCAGCTCCTGGGGGTGCAAACCGAAAAAATCTACATTGAAATCGAAAATAGCAAACTGGCCCGTTTAGGTCTTGATCCGTCCGTAATTACCGCCGCTTTAAAGGAACAAAATGCCATGGCCGCCGCCGGTATGCTGGAAACGGCATCAGACAATGCCTACTTACGAATTACCGGGATGTTTGAAAATATGGAAGACATCCGCGCTACGCCCATTCAGGCTGGTAGCCGCACCTTCCGTCTGGGAGATATAGCCAGAGTGACTCGCGCCTACGCCGAACCATCCGACCCGAAAATGTTCTATAACGGTCAGCCGGCCATCGGCATTTCGCTGGCGATGGAACCCGGCGGCAACATTCTGACACTGGGTAAAAATCTTGATAGCACGCTCTCCCAAATAAAACAAGAACTGCCGGCCGGGCTGGAAATCAATCAAACTGTCAACCAGCCGAAAGTTGTGGAATCCTCCATCGGCGAATTTGTGGAATCCCTGGTCGAAGCGATCGTCATCGTCTTAATCGTAAGCTTTGCCAGTCTGGGTATGCGGTCCGGCGTGGTCGTGGCCCTAACCATTCCTTTGGTCATTGCCATTACCTTTACCTTAATGTACCTGACAGGTATCGCTCTGCAGAGCATATCGCTGGGGGCTCTCATCATTGCGCTAGGCTTGTTGGTCGATGATGCCATCATCGCCACTGAAATGATGAGCGTCAAGCTGGAGCAAGGCTGGAGCCGCTTTGACGCTGCTTGTTTTTCCTATACCTCTACCGCCTATCCCCGTTTGACCGGGGCGTTAATAACCTGCGCGGGCTTCATTCCCATCGGTTTCTCCAAAGGGCTTGCCGCCGAGTTTTGCGTCGATCTCTTTTGGGTTATATTCTTCGCCCTCATTGCTTCCTGGCTGATTGCCGGAGCAGTTACGCCTTTGCTCGGTTACCAGTTTATTAAAATAAAACCCGCCCAGCAAACAGCCGATGAAAGCAATGCGCACCATGACCTTTATGACACCCCGTTTTATCGGCGATTTAAACGCTTGTTACTGTGGTGCATGCGTCACCGCAAAACCGTACTAACAGCTACTGCCGCCGTATTTATCGGCTCTATCTTTCTCCTGGGATTGGTCAAACAGGAATTCTTTCCTGCTTCCAGCCGTCCGGAGCTCGTCATCCAGCTCAAATTACAGGAAGGAGCTTCCCAGACCAGCACCGAGGAAGTGGCCCGCCAGTTTGCTAAAGAATTGGACGGCGACCCGAATATTTCCTATTACACCTATCATGTAGGTGAAGGAGCTCCCCGCTTTGTGCTCAGTTTTGAACCAACTTTCAATAAATCGAATTTCGCTGAATTCATTGTAGTGGCCAAGAATGTTCAAGCCCGTAATGCGCTGGCCCAAAAAGCCGAACAATTATTAAACACTGAATTTACAAATGTTCGGGGGCATATAAAGTTATTATTCACCGGAACGGGACCCGATTATCCGGTGATGCTGCGGGTAAAAGGCCCTGACCATGAAAAAGTTCGTGAAATCGCTGAACAAGTTCGCGCCGTCATGGCCGCCCATCCGGCTACACAAAACGTAAATCTCAACTGGAATGAGAAAAGCAAAGTGATGCACTTGGAGATTGACCAGGCAAAAGCAAAAGCCCTCGGACTCAGTTCCCATGAATTGGCCGCATCGCTCCAAACCCAGTTGTCTGGAGCACCGATTACCGAATTTCGTGAGCATGATAAAACCGTCAGCATGGTTCTCCGGTTTGCGGAAGCGGACCGTACTAACCCGGAACGGATAAAAGACCTCAACATCCATATCGGCAACGGCAGATATGTCCCGCTTGACCAAATCGCCACCATCCGTTATGACGCCGAAGAAGGCTTAATTTACCGGCGCGACCTGCTACCCATGATTATGGTACAGGCGGAACTGAATCCCACGTCTAAACTTACCGGCTCGGACGTGACCAAGCAAGTTTACGGCAGCCTCCAGGAATTCAGAAGTAGTCTGCCAGCCGGCTATTTCATTGAATTTGACGGTGCAACGGAACGCAGCATTAAAAGCAGCAAGTTCCTGGCGGAACCCATCCCGGCCATGATGCTTATCATTATGATTCTGCTCATGACGCAGCTGCAAAGTATACCGAAAATGCTGTTAACCCTCTTAACAGCGCCGCTGGGTATTATCGGTGTATCCATCAGTCTCCTGCTCACCGGAAGTCCTATGGGATTTGTGGTCCAATTGGGAATTCTGGCCTTGTTCGGTATTATTATGCGCAATACCGTTATATTGATGGACCAGATTGAACAACATCTGGTGGCCGGTGACTCGCTATGGGACGCTATTGTGGCAGCGACGATCAGCCGCTTCCGCCCTATTATGCTAACAGCCGTAGCCGCTATCCTAGGCATGATTCCGCTGGTACCCAGTACTTTGTGGGGCTCCATGGCGATTGCCATTGCCGGCGGTTTACTGGGAGCAACCATACTGACTTTGCTGGTGCTGCCGGTTATGTATGCTGCCTGGTATAAGGCACAGCCAGCTGACGGTACAAAAAACAATGCTTGA
- a CDS encoding Ger(x)C family spore germination protein: MAILKKTCALLLLLLLAMSTAGCWNRRELNTLGIIGMAGVDKDSNGLKTTFEVIKPEKTGKGGNGENVKSPVKYVQATGSTVIETFRNATTRFDRRLFVSHAKAFLFNEELAKNGLAEHLDMILRDHELRLSMHLIIVKDASAADVMGVASGINTIPSSYVDDLLKEYKPHSKGVDSRVIDFLKAYYSKGVNPVVTVLQKVKKAKIGAGESNDEYELSSEGAAVFLKDRLVGYLDGPETRGYNWVVGKVASGIVTSPNPVIPGMNSVEILQARSNNDVEITDDHIKLKVKIQMTGMLDETTQKAGSLEPVEVMPLLEQATADVIKQEVEHTLQKTQTEYKSDIFGFGQLVHQKYPREWKNMQDNWDELFSQATVEVETEVEIIKEGKSLFPAKE; this comes from the coding sequence ATGGCGATATTGAAAAAAACCTGCGCACTCCTGCTGCTGCTGCTGCTGGCTATGTCCACTGCCGGCTGCTGGAACCGCCGGGAGCTGAATACCCTGGGAATCATCGGTATGGCAGGCGTAGATAAGGACAGCAACGGCCTCAAAACCACCTTTGAAGTCATTAAGCCCGAAAAAACCGGCAAAGGGGGCAACGGTGAAAATGTCAAGAGTCCGGTCAAGTATGTGCAAGCGACCGGGAGTACGGTCATCGAAACATTTCGGAACGCAACGACGCGGTTTGACCGAAGACTGTTCGTTTCCCACGCCAAAGCATTTTTGTTCAACGAAGAGCTTGCCAAAAACGGGCTGGCTGAACACCTGGATATGATTTTGCGCGACCATGAGCTGCGGCTTTCCATGCATTTGATCATTGTAAAAGACGCTTCGGCTGCCGATGTCATGGGCGTTGCCAGCGGCATCAACACGATTCCTTCCAGCTATGTTGACGACTTATTGAAGGAATATAAACCCCATTCAAAAGGTGTGGACAGCCGGGTTATTGATTTTTTAAAAGCATATTACAGTAAAGGGGTAAACCCGGTTGTTACTGTACTGCAAAAAGTAAAAAAAGCTAAAATTGGCGCGGGAGAAAGCAATGATGAATACGAATTAAGCAGCGAAGGGGCGGCTGTGTTTTTAAAAGACAGGCTCGTCGGCTATCTGGACGGTCCGGAAACAAGAGGCTATAACTGGGTAGTCGGCAAAGTGGCAAGCGGTATTGTCACCTCCCCTAACCCGGTTATTCCCGGTATGAACTCCGTTGAAATTTTGCAGGCCAGAAGCAACAACGATGTAGAAATTACGGACGATCATATCAAGCTTAAAGTGAAAATTCAAATGACCGGCATGCTGGATGAAACCACCCAAAAAGCCGGATCATTAGAGCCCGTGGAAGTCATGCCATTGCTGGAACAAGCCACAGCCGACGTCATTAAGCAGGAAGTGGAGCATACTCTGCAAAAAACGCAGACAGAATATAAGTCGGATATTTTTGGTTTTGGGCAGCTTGTCCACCAAAAATACCCCCGGGAGTGGAAAAACATGCAGGATAATTGGGACGAATTATTCTCCCAGGCAACCGTTGAAGTGGAAACCGAGGTAGAAATTATAAAAGAAGGAAAATCGCTATTCCCTGCTAAAGAATAA
- a CDS encoding MFS transporter — translation MLKYKNVFLVLGIIFIASNLRTPLTAVGPLVSDIRSDLGISNGMTGFLTTLPLLTFAVLSLPSSKLGTKIGNELAIFLSLIVLTAGILLRSAGGSAALFAGTFLIGTGIVVGNVLIPSIIKQKFPAKVGLITSIFSIAMSLSAGISSGMSVPLANDLHLGWRQSLLVWILLTVAAIIFWLPQLYHRERAVKVAKPASAISSVWHSSLAWQVTFFMGLQSLLFYCFIAWLPAILQSHGLSMATAGWLLSFSQIIAIPASFIVPILADRLNDQRGITAISCLIYSMGLLGLLLSKNMILLTTSVALIGVSGGACFSLAFTFIGLRSSNGAQAAELSGAAQSVGYLLAATGPILIGYLFDYTQTWASSIVVWLIITLLLLYAGLGAGRNRYIFPMDEPKQSPN, via the coding sequence ATGCTAAAATACAAGAATGTATTCCTTGTTTTAGGGATTATCTTTATTGCTTCTAATTTAAGAACTCCGCTGACAGCAGTAGGACCGCTCGTTAGTGATATACGGTCTGATCTTGGTATTTCAAACGGTATGACTGGCTTCCTTACGACACTGCCATTGCTTACCTTTGCCGTACTTTCGCTGCCCTCTTCTAAATTAGGCACCAAAATAGGCAATGAACTTGCCATCTTTCTTAGCCTTATTGTATTAACTGCCGGCATACTACTGCGCTCTGCAGGTGGAAGTGCTGCCTTGTTCGCCGGAACATTTCTGATTGGTACGGGAATTGTGGTCGGTAATGTTCTAATCCCCAGTATTATAAAACAAAAATTTCCCGCAAAAGTGGGATTAATAACCAGTATTTTTTCAATTGCCATGTCTCTCTCGGCGGGAATTTCATCTGGCATGAGCGTGCCGCTTGCCAATGATCTCCACTTAGGGTGGCGTCAGTCCCTGCTGGTGTGGATCTTGCTTACTGTAGCAGCCATCATCTTTTGGCTGCCTCAACTTTATCATCGCGAAAGAGCAGTGAAAGTCGCAAAACCTGCTTCCGCCATCAGTTCTGTTTGGCATTCTTCTCTGGCCTGGCAAGTGACCTTTTTTATGGGGCTCCAGTCACTTCTTTTTTATTGCTTCATTGCCTGGCTTCCTGCAATTCTCCAAAGCCATGGCCTAAGTATGGCAACTGCCGGCTGGCTATTGTCTTTTTCCCAGATCATTGCCATTCCTGCCTCGTTTATCGTACCAATATTAGCCGATCGCCTCAACGACCAACGTGGTATTACGGCAATTTCCTGCCTGATCTATTCTATGGGACTGCTTGGACTGCTGCTGAGTAAAAATATGATACTGCTCACTACATCAGTTGCCTTGATTGGGGTTAGCGGAGGTGCCTGCTTCAGCTTGGCATTTACTTTTATTGGACTACGCAGCAGCAATGGCGCCCAAGCTGCAGAGTTATCGGGAGCGGCTCAGTCTGTGGGCTATTTGTTAGCAGCCACAGGTCCGATTCTGATTGGTTATCTATTTGATTACACGCAAACCTGGGCTTCTTCTATTGTCGTATGGCTAATTATCACATTACTTCTTCTATATGCCGGTCTTGGTGCCGGACGAAACCGATACATTTTCCCAATGGACGAGCCCAAGCAAAGCCCTAATTAA
- the larA gene encoding nickel-dependent lactate racemase has protein sequence MLKKFMLGFGDKKVKVSLPEERIINVVEGKSVKAITDVKAAVKAAINNPIGTPPLREIVRNGDKVAIVASDVTRKWIRYDMFLPTLLDELNAAGIPDSDITLVAALGAHRGHTDEENVSTYGQEVVDRVTIEQSHALNKEDFVDLGTTTRGNPVSINKHVANADKVILTGGIVYHLMAGFGGGRKSVMPGISSYDSIQANHALCLNNEVGKGISDACVSGKVIDNRMHEDMSEMAKMVNPAFILNAVFTADGNFARFVAGHWYKAWEEGCKTVEEIFGVSISGKADLVIASAGGFPKDINLYQGSKTVDNAFMAVKKGGVVILVLECRDIAEPPDFSDWFQYESLYDREVALRKAFTVPGFIALKFGIMAQTSPFIVVTLPENKAFVEKVGMAAVTTIEEAITLAEQKLGRNDYTITIMPHAANTAPLIK, from the coding sequence ATGCTAAAAAAATTTATGTTAGGTTTCGGCGATAAAAAAGTGAAGGTTTCCCTGCCGGAAGAACGTATCATCAACGTGGTGGAAGGAAAAAGTGTAAAGGCCATTACCGATGTGAAGGCAGCTGTAAAAGCGGCGATTAATAATCCCATCGGTACGCCGCCGCTACGCGAGATCGTAAGGAACGGGGATAAGGTTGCGATCGTCGCCAGTGATGTTACACGTAAGTGGATTCGCTACGATATGTTTTTGCCAACGTTACTGGACGAATTGAATGCAGCAGGGATTCCTGATTCCGATATTACTTTGGTTGCTGCGCTGGGGGCACATCGCGGCCATACCGATGAAGAAAATGTGTCAACCTATGGACAGGAGGTCGTGGACCGGGTTACGATCGAACAAAGTCATGCTCTAAATAAGGAAGATTTTGTTGATCTCGGCACGACTACCCGGGGGAACCCTGTCAGCATCAATAAACATGTTGCCAATGCCGATAAAGTGATTTTAACCGGAGGAATTGTGTATCATCTGATGGCCGGGTTTGGCGGCGGACGTAAATCTGTTATGCCGGGCATTTCAAGCTATGACAGCATTCAGGCCAATCACGCTCTTTGTCTGAATAATGAAGTCGGCAAGGGAATCAGTGATGCCTGCGTGTCGGGTAAGGTGATTGATAATAGAATGCATGAAGATATGAGTGAAATGGCAAAAATGGTGAATCCGGCATTTATATTAAATGCAGTTTTCACAGCGGATGGCAATTTTGCCCGTTTTGTTGCCGGTCACTGGTATAAAGCTTGGGAAGAAGGCTGCAAGACGGTAGAAGAAATTTTTGGCGTTTCGATTAGCGGTAAAGCGGACTTGGTTATTGCTTCCGCCGGCGGATTTCCGAAGGACATCAATCTGTATCAAGGTTCCAAAACCGTTGACAATGCTTTCATGGCAGTGAAAAAAGGCGGGGTTGTCATTTTAGTGCTGGAGTGCAGAGATATCGCGGAACCACCGGATTTCAGCGATTGGTTCCAATATGAATCCTTGTATGACCGGGAGGTAGCGTTGCGGAAGGCTTTTACTGTACCCGGCTTTATTGCGCTTAAATTTGGGATTATGGCGCAAACCAGTCCTTTTATTGTCGTTACTCTGCCGGAGAATAAAGCCTTTGTGGAAAAGGTCGGTATGGCCGCGGTCACAACGATTGAGGAAGCGATAACTCTTGCAGAGCAAAAACTGGGACGCAATGATTACACGATTACCATAATGCCGCATGCGGCCAATACCGCACCGCTGATAAAATAA
- a CDS encoding universal stress protein, which translates to MEVLYKKILVPVDGSIHSLEALSHAVALARSFAAEIGILYVSVLSQQVPLYDQVKGSKIPPNALTDPVNFAKAILSEAINQVPEDILVHTHNEVGEPRLLITDFAVQNGYDVIVIGSRGLGTIYGLLLGSVSTYVVQHSPCPVLIIK; encoded by the coding sequence ATGGAGGTTTTGTATAAAAAAATTTTAGTTCCAGTAGACGGTTCTATCCATTCCCTCGAGGCATTGTCTCATGCAGTAGCGTTAGCCCGTTCCTTCGCTGCCGAAATCGGGATTCTTTACGTATCGGTTTTATCGCAGCAAGTTCCTTTATATGACCAAGTCAAGGGATCCAAAATCCCGCCAAACGCACTTACAGATCCCGTAAACTTTGCTAAAGCAATTCTTTCAGAAGCGATAAACCAAGTTCCAGAAGACATACTTGTTCATACACACAACGAAGTTGGCGAGCCGCGCCTTCTGATTACCGATTTTGCCGTACAAAATGGTTATGATGTCATCGTCATTGGCAGCCGGGGATTAGGAACGATTTACGGATTGCTTCTGGGAAGCGTGAGCACATACGTCGTCCAGCATTCACCTTGCCCTGTTTTGATTATCAAATAA
- a CDS encoding universal stress protein, whose translation MINLKKIVVAYDSSEHSRKALDWAIHMAQLAHATIDVVMVLVPSSISTRSAGAYASPEVRESAEQEIKLILSEAQAICEANGVEAKTHSLFGNAVKEILLHADSCRADMIICGTRGLGSFASLLLGSVARTLVTYAKIPVMVIK comes from the coding sequence ATGATTAACCTGAAAAAAATTGTTGTTGCCTACGACAGCTCCGAACACAGCAGAAAAGCACTGGACTGGGCCATTCACATGGCGCAGCTCGCTCATGCGACAATCGACGTGGTCATGGTCCTGGTTCCTTCCTCCATCAGTACGCGGTCCGCCGGCGCCTATGCGTCTCCGGAAGTAAGAGAATCAGCGGAACAGGAAATTAAGCTGATTCTTTCAGAAGCCCAGGCTATTTGTGAGGCAAACGGCGTTGAGGCCAAAACTCATTCGCTCTTTGGCAATGCCGTTAAAGAAATTCTGCTTCATGCCGATTCCTGCCGGGCTGACATGATTATCTGCGGTACCAGGGGGCTGGGAAGTTTTGCCAGCTTATTGCTGGGCAGTGTGGCGCGAACTCTGGTAACGTACGCCAAAATCCCCGTAATGGTAATTAAATAG
- a CDS encoding TolC family protein — MKSPFILVNTVVVAATAFVIFCQTALAAPLELSLDASIALTYKNNPALQIVEARQEQSVWVLKEAQTNKNVSLDYTHTDMRSNSPPTWSTSPEAVSPYNYFSNQIIASIPLYTGGKVENTIEQAKLSHKVSQLESAATKQQLKLETSEGYYNVLQKKTLLEIAKQTVNDFSAHLDRVRQMYDTGVAPWHDVLQTKVRLANAENDLVKAQNDYALAVYSLNKTMGLALRSEITLTEPLIYQEYALALDDVTAYGLAHRPEMAQQQVNIKIEEAQIKIAQSGQRPKVMLTGTMAWDNDDFAGTANRDWTAMLVTQFNVFDSGNTKAKIRQAQSGELAARKQAQQTQDNISLEISDAYLSMKEAEKRISTNTVAVEEASVNFAIAQRAYSAGVGTNLDVMDAELALNQAKNNYTNSLFDYNISKARLDKAMGSE; from the coding sequence GTGAAATCACCATTTATTCTCGTTAATACCGTCGTTGTGGCGGCTACCGCTTTCGTTATATTTTGCCAAACTGCCCTGGCAGCGCCGCTGGAGCTCTCACTTGATGCGAGTATTGCTCTGACGTATAAGAATAATCCGGCATTGCAAATTGTAGAAGCACGCCAAGAACAGTCAGTTTGGGTGCTGAAAGAGGCTCAAACCAATAAAAACGTATCCCTGGATTATACCCATACGGATATGCGTTCAAATTCCCCGCCCACATGGTCAACCTCCCCGGAAGCAGTCTCTCCCTATAACTATTTCAGCAACCAAATTATCGCCAGTATTCCACTCTATACCGGTGGTAAAGTAGAAAACACGATTGAACAAGCGAAACTCAGTCACAAGGTGTCTCAGCTTGAAAGTGCAGCCACCAAACAGCAACTCAAATTAGAAACGAGTGAGGGTTATTATAATGTGCTGCAGAAAAAGACCTTGTTAGAAATCGCCAAACAAACGGTAAATGATTTTAGCGCTCATCTTGATCGTGTCCGGCAAATGTACGATACCGGCGTGGCACCCTGGCATGACGTACTGCAAACCAAGGTCCGGCTGGCAAATGCGGAAAATGATTTAGTAAAAGCGCAAAACGATTATGCTTTAGCCGTCTACAGCCTAAATAAAACGATGGGCTTAGCCTTACGCAGCGAAATTACGCTGACAGAACCGCTCATCTATCAAGAATATGCTTTGGCTCTTGACGACGTTACCGCCTATGGATTGGCGCATCGTCCGGAGATGGCTCAACAGCAGGTAAATATTAAAATAGAAGAAGCACAAATCAAAATTGCCCAAAGCGGACAGCGTCCCAAGGTTATGCTGACCGGGACCATGGCCTGGGATAATGACGACTTTGCCGGCACGGCGAACAGAGATTGGACCGCAATGTTGGTAACCCAGTTCAACGTATTTGACTCCGGCAATACCAAGGCCAAAATCAGGCAGGCACAATCAGGCGAGTTGGCCGCACGAAAACAAGCCCAGCAAACGCAGGATAACATTTCCTTAGAAATCAGCGATGCTTATTTGAGTATGAAGGAAGCAGAAAAACGAATAAGTACCAACACGGTAGCTGTTGAAGAAGCCAGTGTGAATTTTGCTATTGCGCAAAGAGCTTATAGTGCCGGTGTCGGTACCAATTTAGATGTTATGGATGCCGAACTGGCACTCAACCAGGCAAAAAACAACTATACTAACTCATTATTTGACTATAACATCAGCAAGGCCCGGCTCGACAAAGCGATGGGCAGCGAATAA